A single region of the Vagococcus teuberi genome encodes:
- the rbfA gene encoding 30S ribosome-binding factor RbfA → MANYRDRRVAQEILKEVNDILHKKVRDPRVQNVSITDVKVTGDLQEATIYYSLLSDKASDKQKAQEGLDKVTGLVRRELGHRLSIYKTPEIVFVRDESVEYGNHIDELLRGLNKD, encoded by the coding sequence ATGGCAAATTACCGAGATCGTCGTGTCGCTCAAGAAATATTAAAAGAAGTGAATGATATTTTACATAAAAAAGTACGTGATCCACGTGTACAAAATGTAAGTATCACGGACGTAAAAGTAACAGGTGATTTACAAGAAGCAACAATTTATTATAGTTTATTAAGCGATAAAGCCTCAGATAAACAAAAAGCTCAAGAAGGATTAGATAAAGTCACAGGTTTAGTTCGACGTGAGCTAGGTCATAGATTAAGTATCTACAAGACGCCAGAAATAGTATTTGTTAGAGATGAGTCAGTAGAATACGGAAATCATATTGATGAATTATTAAGAGGATTAAATAAAGACTAA
- a CDS encoding Gfo/Idh/MocA family protein — protein sequence MIKNIGIVGTGVIATEFVTQVDISKYTIHSVYNRNERSLRTFRETHNLHNGYTDYNEFLDDDELECVYIATPNQTHYEFAKKAIEKGKHVLCEKVMVLKAEEAKELFELAKKHHVVILEAVTLFYMPMYHEVSRLLKENVLGKISTANITFGSCKEYDENNRFFSLEKGGGALFDIGPYALSAAVYLLGTDIEFVSSEVVMAPTGVDEKSVTVLKTKNNELASVMLSFRGKLPKQILITGDEGFLKINDFPRATTAEIFYNNGTTQVIEDGNDRDVFTYELDMLNHLASEKGLNHVPDCREVSQRVVELMDAMRQAWGWEL from the coding sequence TTGATAAAAAATATCGGAATAGTTGGAACAGGTGTGATTGCAACAGAATTTGTCACACAGGTGGATATTTCTAAGTACACGATTCACTCAGTTTATAATCGTAATGAACGCTCTTTGCGTACATTTAGAGAGACACATAATCTACACAATGGTTATACTGACTACAATGAATTTCTTGATGACGATGAGTTAGAATGTGTGTATATCGCTACGCCTAACCAAACACATTATGAATTTGCCAAAAAAGCTATTGAAAAAGGAAAACATGTCTTGTGTGAAAAAGTCATGGTTTTAAAAGCTGAAGAAGCCAAAGAGCTATTTGAGTTAGCTAAAAAACATCATGTCGTGATTTTAGAGGCCGTCACGTTATTTTATATGCCGATGTATCACGAAGTAAGTCGTTTATTAAAAGAAAATGTTTTAGGAAAAATCAGTACAGCTAACATCACATTCGGAAGTTGTAAAGAATATGATGAGAATAATCGTTTCTTCTCACTTGAAAAAGGTGGCGGAGCTTTATTTGATATTGGACCTTATGCTCTTTCAGCGGCTGTTTATTTACTTGGAACAGACATCGAATTTGTTTCATCAGAAGTTGTGATGGCACCAACTGGAGTAGATGAGAAATCTGTCACAGTATTAAAAACTAAAAATAATGAGTTAGCAAGTGTCATGCTATCTTTCAGAGGAAAACTACCAAAGCAAATTTTGATTACAGGTGATGAAGGATTTTTAAAAATTAATGACTTCCCAAGAGCGACAACAGCAGAAATTTTCTATAATAATGGGACAACACAAGTCATTGAAGATGGAAATGACCGCGATGTCTTTACTTATGAATTAGATATGTTAAACCACTTAGCAAGTGAAAAAGGGTTAAATCATGTACCAGATTGTCGTGAAGTTAGCCAACGAGTTGTTGAGTTAATGGATGCCATGAGACAAGCTTGGGGATGGGAACTTTAA